The Deltaproteobacteria bacterium genome includes a region encoding these proteins:
- a CDS encoding DUF4215 domain-containing protein, whose product MIIRALSIVFVAALYTGCANDCGDGYRNPDEQCDDGNQTNGDGCNDSCRVEDETDSSDPADNSDATDSSDPADNSDASDSSDPADNSDASDSSDPADNSDASDSSDPADN is encoded by the coding sequence ATGATTATCCGTGCCCTTTCTATTGTTTTTGTGGCTGCCCTTTATACCGGATGTGCGAATGACTGCGGTGATGGTTACCGTAATCCAGATGAGCAATGTGATGACGGCAATCAAACCAATGGCGACGGTTGCAATGATAGCTGCCGAGTGGAAGATGAAACGGATAGCAGTGATCCGGCGGACAACAGCGATGCTACCGACTCTAGCGACCCAGCGGACAACAGCGATGCTTCTGACTCTAGCGACCCAGCGGACAACAGCGATGCTTCTGACTCTAGCGACCCAGCGGACAACAGCGATGCTTCTGACTCTAGCGACCCAGCGGACAACAG